In the Acropora muricata isolate sample 2 chromosome 1, ASM3666990v1, whole genome shotgun sequence genome, one interval contains:
- the LOC136925282 gene encoding lachesin-like, which yields MSFALCCMLLGILVVCPETDGAQLTWNEPLPVLSVQESDSHQEVQINYTMLIEGGINASLSWYFSLSSGLTLLGVNLKLKTDNIAFVNSQKQEVSAGFKDKYAINWIPNQRITLVIFKVTSEHNATFACEVIALGNAISTWRSHVQVDVVGPPSNISTSSNQNITAPAELTLNCSADGKPTPTIFWTRVSDNTKVSMPLNIIGGKNEESYQCTADNGVGNPLTKVVKITVLFPPKVILARRVFVGREQNASLKCEVEGNLTPTISWSPCDVGNLPCDKQYLNISKVQVARANYNCTAKNYLGIDSATTVLVIGGKNIYLRLSVSGECEKKVSVWETLVKELVKVFANVASYSGAELMKVRCGSLIFDVVFKFSTVFAEDETFSIIQNAIVDGKLGELSMNVSYIIGIPRFPRTTITAPTSITSKSYDQSSFQFDSYWCSFPCGLELS from the exons ATGGTGCTCAACTAACTTGGAATGAGCCTTTACCAGTTCTAAGCGTTCAAGAATCAGATTCTCACCAGGAGGTTCAAATAAACTACACAATGCTGATTGAAGGCGGCATTAATGCGTCCTTGAGCTGGTATTTCAGCTTGTCATCGGGCTTAACCTTACTTGGTGtaaatttaaaactgaaaacaGATAACATTGCATTTGTTAATAGTCAAAAGCAAGAGGTATCAGCAGGCTTTAAAGATAAATATGCTATCAACTGGATTCCCAACCAAAGAATTACCCTAGTTATCTTCAAGGTAACAAGTGAACATAACGCCACATTTGCTTGTGAAGTTATTGCATTAGGTAACGCCATATCAACCTGGAGGAGCCACGTTCAAGTGGATGTTGTTG GCCCTCCAAGTAACATTAGTACCTCAAGTAATCAAAACATAACAGCACCTGCTGAGTTGACTTTAAACTGCTCAGCTGATGGAAAACCAACCCCAACAATATTCTGGACAAGAGTCTCTGATAACACTAAAGTCTCCATGCCCTTGAACATCATTGGGGgaaagaatgaagaaagttACCAATGTACTGCTGATAATGGGGTTGGAAATCCTTTGACCAAGGTTGTCAAGATCACTGTTCTGT TTCCTCCGAAGGTTATACTTGCACGGAGAGTCTTTGTCGGCCGTGAACAGAATGCATCACTTAAATGTGAAGTGGAAGGAAACCTAACGCCTACAATTTCCTGGAGTCCTTGTGATGTAGGAAATCTTCCTTGTGATAAACAATACTTGAATATTTCTAAAGTGCAGGTGGCGCGTGCCAACTACAACTGTACAGCAAAAAATTATCTGGGAATAGACTCAGCAACCACAGTTCTTG TTATTGGAGGAAAGAATATTTACTTGAGGCTGAGTGTAAGTGGAGAATGTGAGAAGAAGGTATCTGTTTGGGAGACACTAGTGAAAGAG CTTGTCAAGGTCTTTGCCAATGTTGCAAGTTACTCTGGAGCTGAACTGATGAAAGTAAG GTGTGGAAGCCTGATCTTTGATGTGGTCTTCAAATTCAGCACTGTTTTTGCAGAAGATGAAACTTTTTCCATAATTCAAAATGCTATTGTAGATGGAAAGCTTGGAGAATTAAGTATGAATGTATCATATATCATTGGAATTCCACGTTTTCCTCGAACTACAATCACAGCACCAACCAGCATTACTTCAAAATCATATG ACCAATCTTCATTCCAATTTGATAGTTACTGGTGTTCGTTTCCATGTGGGTTGGAGTTATCAtag